In one Butyrivibrio proteoclasticus B316 genomic region, the following are encoded:
- the purE gene encoding 5-(carboxyamino)imidazole ribonucleotide mutase — protein sequence MAQVGIVMGSDSDMPVMAKAADILDQLGISYEMRIISAHREPDEFFEYARTAEEKGFKVIIAGAGMAAHLPGMCAAIFPMPVIGIPMHTTSLGGRDSLYSIVQMPTGIPVATVAINGGANAGILAAKILATSDAALLQKLKSYTNTLKESVIEKDKRLQETGYKNY from the coding sequence ATGGCACAAGTAGGAATTGTGATGGGGAGTGATTCTGATATGCCTGTTATGGCCAAGGCCGCAGACATTCTGGATCAGCTTGGTATCTCGTATGAGATGCGTATTATTTCAGCACACAGAGAACCCGATGAGTTCTTTGAGTACGCCAGAACAGCAGAGGAGAAAGGCTTCAAGGTGATCATTGCCGGTGCTGGTATGGCAGCTCACCTTCCGGGAATGTGTGCAGCTATTTTCCCAATGCCGGTCATCGGCATTCCTATGCATACTACCTCTCTCGGTGGTAGAGATTCCCTTTACAGTATAGTTCAGATGCCAACAGGAATTCCTGTTGCAACTGTTGCCATTAATGGCGGTGCAAATGCTGGTATTCTTGCAGCCAAGATACTTGCTACAAGCGATGCAGCACTTTTACAGAAACTTAAAAGTTATACAAACACGCTTAAAGAAAGCGTCATAGAGAAAGACAAGCGCTTACAGGAAACCGGATATAAAAATTATTAA
- the purM gene encoding phosphoribosylformylglycinamidine cyclo-ligase — protein MDYKKAGVDIEAGYKSVELMKEYVKGTMRPEVLGGLGGFSGAFSLSKIKEMEDPVLLSGTDGVGTKIKLAFLLDKHDTIGIDAVAMCVNDVACAGGEPLFFLDYIACGKNIPEKIAAIVKGVAEGCKQSDAALIGGETAEHPDLMPEDEYDVAGFAVGVVDRKDMIDGSTIKDGDVLIGVASTGVHSNGFSLVRKVFEMTKESLDTYYDELGATLGETLLTPTRIYVKMMKSIKNAGVRVKGCSHITGGGFYENIPRMLPDGIKAVVEKNSYDIPPIFTLMQKKGQIEEHMMYNTYNMGLGMVLAVDPADVDKTLDAIKASGDKAWVVGKCVSGDKGVELI, from the coding sequence TTGGATTACAAGAAGGCAGGCGTTGATATTGAGGCAGGCTACAAGTCTGTTGAGCTCATGAAGGAGTACGTTAAGGGAACAATGAGACCTGAGGTACTTGGAGGACTTGGCGGATTTTCAGGAGCTTTTTCCCTCAGCAAGATAAAGGAAATGGAGGATCCGGTTCTTTTATCTGGAACTGATGGAGTAGGAACCAAGATTAAGCTGGCATTCCTTCTTGATAAGCACGACACCATCGGAATTGATGCGGTTGCTATGTGCGTTAATGATGTTGCGTGTGCAGGTGGTGAGCCATTATTCTTCCTGGATTATATTGCATGTGGCAAGAATATTCCTGAGAAGATCGCAGCAATTGTTAAGGGTGTTGCCGAGGGCTGCAAGCAGTCAGATGCAGCACTTATCGGTGGTGAGACAGCTGAGCACCCTGATCTTATGCCGGAGGATGAGTACGATGTTGCAGGCTTTGCTGTTGGCGTTGTTGATCGTAAGGATATGATCGACGGCAGCACTATCAAGGACGGTGATGTACTTATTGGTGTTGCTTCAACAGGCGTTCACAGCAATGGATTTTCACTTGTTCGTAAGGTTTTCGAGATGACCAAGGAGAGTCTTGATACATATTATGACGAACTTGGTGCTACTCTTGGAGAAACTCTTTTAACTCCTACGAGAATCTACGTTAAGATGATGAAATCTATCAAGAATGCAGGTGTAAGGGTTAAGGGCTGCAGCCATATTACCGGCGGTGGTTTCTATGAGAATATTCCCAGAATGCTTCCTGATGGAATTAAGGCAGTTGTTGAGAAAAACAGCTATGATATACCTCCAATCTTTACTCTTATGCAAAAGAAGGGACAGATTGAGGAACACATGATGTACAATACCTATAACATGGGACTTGGTATGGTCCTTGCTGTAGATCCTGCTGATGTTGACAAGACACTTGATGCTATTAAGGCATCTGGTGATAAGGCCTGGGTCGTAGGTAAGTGTGTTTCAGGCGACAAGGGCGTTGAGCTTATTTGA
- the purN gene encoding phosphoribosylglycinamide formyltransferase: MRIAVMVSGGGTNLQAIIDNINSGKITNTEICLVYSNNSNAYALERAKKAGIPTTVISPRDYEQREDFNKALLQLLQDVNPDLIVLAGCLVVIPEMIVEAFPNRIINIHPSLIPSFCGQGYYGIKVHEKAISRGARVSGATVHFVDTGTDTGPIILQKPVMIREDDTPETLQKRIMEEAEWKIMPMAIDLIANNKVRIEGQRVFIDGYEDLDL, from the coding sequence ATGAGAATAGCAGTTATGGTTTCTGGAGGTGGAACAAACCTTCAGGCAATTATTGATAACATTAATAGTGGCAAGATCACAAATACTGAAATTTGCCTTGTTTATAGTAATAATTCCAATGCTTATGCCTTAGAGAGGGCCAAGAAAGCCGGAATTCCTACGACAGTGATCAGTCCCAGAGACTATGAGCAGAGAGAGGATTTTAATAAGGCTCTTTTACAGCTTTTACAGGATGTTAATCCGGATCTTATAGTTCTCGCAGGGTGCCTTGTTGTTATTCCTGAGATGATAGTTGAGGCTTTCCCTAACAGGATCATCAACATACATCCATCACTTATCCCGTCCTTCTGCGGTCAGGGATACTATGGGATCAAGGTTCATGAGAAGGCTATCAGCAGAGGCGCAAGAGTTTCCGGAGCTACTGTTCATTTTGTAGATACAGGAACGGATACAGGACCTATTATCTTACAGAAGCCTGTAATGATAAGAGAGGATGATACTCCTGAGACACTTCAGAAGAGGATCATGGAAGAGGCAGAGTGGAAGATCATGCCGATGGCGATAGACCTTATCGCCAATAATAAAGTGCGTATAGAGGGGCAGAGGGTCTTCATAGACGGATATGAAGATCTTGATCTTTGA
- the purD gene encoding phosphoribosylamine--glycine ligase, whose product MKVLVVGGGGREHAICEAVSRSKQVDKIYCAPGNGGIAELAECVPITPMEFDKLVSFAKEKEIDLTIIGMDDPLVGGIVDVFEAEGLRVFGPRKNAAILEGSKAFSKDLMKKYGIPTAAYETFDDPQAALEYLENAKFPIVLKADGLALGKGVLICQNLEEARDGVREIMEDKKFGDAGNHMVIEEFMTGREVSVLSFVDGKTYKLMSSAQDHKRAGDGDTGLNTGGMGNFSPSPFYTKEVDEFCRKNIYGKTVEAMAAEGREFKGVIFFGLMLTPDGPKVLEYNARFGDPEAQVVLPRLKTDIIDVMNACIDGRLDEIDMDFEDKAAVCVVLASDGYPVSYEKGKLITGLDNFKGKDGYYCFHAGTKATADGIVTNGGRVLGITAKGDTLAEARAKAYEATQWVDFENKYMRHDIGKAIDDAKEV is encoded by the coding sequence ATGAAGGTTTTGGTTGTAGGCGGAGGCGGCCGTGAGCATGCAATTTGTGAGGCTGTATCCAGAAGTAAGCAGGTTGATAAAATATACTGCGCTCCGGGAAATGGCGGAATTGCAGAGCTTGCAGAATGCGTTCCAATTACTCCAATGGAGTTTGATAAGCTTGTTTCTTTTGCCAAGGAAAAAGAGATAGATCTTACTATAATCGGAATGGACGATCCGCTTGTTGGCGGAATTGTAGATGTGTTTGAAGCAGAGGGACTTAGAGTATTCGGACCTCGAAAGAATGCAGCCATTCTTGAAGGAAGTAAGGCTTTTTCCAAGGATCTTATGAAAAAATATGGCATTCCAACAGCAGCTTATGAGACCTTTGATGATCCACAGGCTGCACTTGAATACCTGGAAAATGCCAAGTTCCCAATTGTTTTAAAGGCTGACGGACTTGCACTTGGCAAGGGAGTTCTGATCTGTCAGAACCTTGAAGAGGCTAGGGACGGCGTCCGTGAGATCATGGAGGACAAGAAGTTCGGAGATGCCGGAAATCATATGGTTATTGAGGAATTTATGACAGGCCGCGAGGTTTCTGTTTTGTCTTTTGTAGATGGTAAAACTTACAAGCTCATGTCATCTGCTCAGGACCACAAGAGAGCAGGGGATGGAGATACAGGCCTTAACACAGGAGGAATGGGTAATTTCTCTCCAAGTCCTTTCTATACCAAAGAGGTAGATGAGTTCTGCCGTAAGAATATTTATGGCAAGACCGTTGAAGCTATGGCAGCAGAAGGCAGAGAATTTAAGGGAGTTATTTTCTTTGGACTTATGTTAACTCCGGATGGACCTAAGGTTTTAGAGTATAATGCAAGATTTGGTGACCCTGAAGCTCAGGTAGTGCTTCCAAGACTAAAAACTGATATAATTGACGTGATGAATGCTTGCATCGATGGCAGGCTTGATGAGATAGACATGGATTTCGAGGACAAGGCAGCTGTATGTGTTGTTCTTGCAAGTGACGGCTATCCTGTCAGCTACGAGAAGGGCAAGCTTATCACGGGGCTTGACAATTTCAAGGGTAAGGATGGATACTATTGTTTCCACGCAGGAACTAAGGCGACTGCTGATGGAATTGTCACAAACGGAGGCAGAGTCCTTGGCATAACTGCTAAGGGCGATACTCTTGCTGAGGCCAGGGCCAAGGCATATGAAGCTACCCAGTGGGTAGACTTCGAAAATAAGTACATGCGTCATGATATAGGAAAGGCTATTGATGACGCCAAGGAGGTATGA
- a CDS encoding SH3 domain-containing protein: MNKLGRKIAGLVLAAGVALSVFAGTSLDAYAYTQTTGKVTSDNVKVRESASTTAKQVSSLKNGDSVDIVDESKDASGYVWYKIYVNKNEFGYVRSDLVSKAGGSSSSSGTTSNSSAASLPETAVTAVEQKSATIITDSVNVRSGAGTSYDSVGKATKGETVTITGEATGTDNKTWYKVTFGANSKEGFVRSDLVEISEAVAVEVTEGGEAPAEGGENAEVAEGGEATEEVSVESQQPAVSQDQGDGKYSLKYIAGDDGNSVWYLYDNEGGYRVVVDELIAAAQSAEAVNKLRKQVGTFKKVAIALGALSVVLLAAVLFLVLKLRDSLYYEEEEEEEYDRYDNRRKPDNSPARRPSRDEDEEESERPVRRSADRDREVRPVRRENRDVSEARPTRRSVEERTVRPSRRDPEDDMDARPSRRTERNEDVDVERPSRRSMRDADDRPSRRVSEDRQSASAKEEAPKRRARNFIGDDDDFEFEFLDLDD; encoded by the coding sequence ATGAATAAGTTGGGCAGGAAAATAGCGGGTCTTGTGCTTGCTGCAGGGGTTGCTTTATCGGTTTTTGCAGGTACATCACTTGATGCTTATGCTTATACTCAGACAACCGGGAAGGTAACATCAGACAATGTAAAAGTCAGAGAATCTGCCAGCACGACAGCCAAGCAGGTTTCATCTCTTAAAAATGGGGATTCTGTAGACATTGTTGATGAGTCCAAGGATGCATCCGGTTACGTTTGGTACAAGATTTATGTTAACAAGAATGAGTTTGGCTATGTCAGAAGTGATCTTGTCAGCAAGGCTGGCGGATCATCATCAAGCTCAGGAACAACATCCAACAGTTCAGCAGCTTCACTTCCGGAGACTGCAGTAACAGCAGTTGAGCAGAAGTCAGCTACAATTATCACAGATAGTGTTAATGTCCGCAGCGGAGCAGGAACAAGCTATGATTCAGTTGGCAAGGCTACTAAGGGCGAGACAGTAACTATTACCGGAGAAGCTACAGGAACAGATAATAAAACCTGGTATAAAGTTACTTTTGGTGCTAATAGCAAGGAAGGCTTTGTCAGAAGTGACCTTGTAGAAATATCTGAGGCAGTTGCCGTTGAAGTTACAGAAGGCGGAGAGGCACCTGCCGAGGGCGGTGAAAATGCAGAAGTAGCCGAAGGTGGCGAAGCAACAGAAGAAGTAAGCGTAGAAAGCCAGCAGCCTGCAGTAAGTCAGGATCAGGGTGATGGTAAGTATTCACTTAAGTATATTGCAGGCGATGATGGCAACTCTGTTTGGTATCTGTATGATAACGAGGGTGGCTATCGAGTTGTAGTTGATGAACTTATTGCAGCTGCTCAGAGCGCAGAGGCTGTCAATAAGCTTCGCAAGCAGGTTGGCACTTTCAAGAAGGTTGCAATCGCTCTTGGAGCTCTTTCTGTAGTTCTGCTTGCTGCAGTTCTTTTCCTTGTTCTTAAGTTAAGAGACTCTCTTTATTACGAAGAGGAAGAAGAGGAAGAGTATGACAGATACGACAACAGACGAAAGCCTGATAATTCTCCAGCTCGCAGACCATCAAGGGATGAGGATGAAGAGGAATCTGAGAGACCTGTCAGAAGATCTGCTGATAGAGACCGTGAAGTAAGACCTGTCAGAAGAGAGAACAGAGATGTTTCTGAGGCACGTCCTACAAGACGTTCAGTAGAAGAGAGAACAGTAAGACCATCCAGAAGAGATCCTGAGGATGATATGGATGCACGTCCATCCAGAAGAACTGAGAGAAATGAGGATGTGGATGTGGAGAGACCATCCAGAAGATCTATGCGTGATGCAGATGATCGCCCATCCAGAAGAGTTTCTGAGGACAGACAGAGTGCTTCTGCAAAAGAAGAGGCTCCTAAGCGCCGCGCTCGTAACTTTATTGGAGACGATGACGATTTTGAGTTTGAGTTCCTTGATCTTGATGACTAA
- a CDS encoding GntR family transcriptional regulator: protein MIIEIDFNSDEAIYVQLCNQIILGIATSQFREGEQLPSVRQLAETIGINMHTVNKAYSILQQEGFVKIDRRRGAIIAIDIDRLQALSEAQSELAVVLARAICKGIGRDDIHALVDKLYDNYEQSM from the coding sequence ATGATCATAGAGATAGATTTTAACAGTGATGAAGCTATTTATGTACAGTTGTGTAACCAGATCATATTGGGCATTGCAACATCCCAGTTCAGAGAGGGAGAGCAGCTTCCCAGCGTGAGACAGCTGGCTGAGACAATTGGTATCAATATGCACACTGTCAACAAGGCGTATTCTATTTTGCAGCAGGAAGGCTTTGTCAAGATTGACAGAAGACGTGGCGCTATAATTGCCATAGATATTGACAGATTGCAGGCTCTTTCGGAGGCCCAGTCAGAACTGGCTGTCGTGCTTGCAAGAGCTATATGTAAGGGAATAGGCAGGGATGATATTCATGCCCTGGTGGACAAGCTGTATGACAATTATGAGCAGAGTATGTAG
- a CDS encoding ATP-dependent Clp protease ATP-binding subunit, whose translation MESRFTVMAADALKLAKRTARSLKLNYVGTEHILMGLILEDGSVASRILIDNGIDENRMMDMIRDLIVPDSSVRTLDKDGFSPRAEKVLEEAHRMAERFHADKTGTEHILLALIREGENVAVRLISTLNVPAQKIYAETLAAMGEDPNLVKEDLGKKAAPKSGKKASILAQYSRDMTALALENKLDPVIGREREIKRVIQILSRRTKNNPCLIGEPGVGKTAVVEGLAQRIAAGDVPLTVQNKRLVTLDLSGMIAGSKYRGEFEERIKKVIKEVSEDGNIILFVDEMHTLIGAGGAEGAIDASNILKPSLARGEIQMIGATTITEYRKYVEKDAALERRFQPVNVDEPTKEEATEILKGIVSKYEDHHKVTITPEAIKAAVDLSERYINDRNLPDKAIDLIDEAASAVRLRTMGVSPKVKEIEETIRNTDIEIENALKNSDFIRAGELNKQQNQLLGKLSRVKNAEKKKQLSAGFIVNENDIAEVVAEWTRIPVKKIAEKESEKLLKLESVLHKRVIGQEDAVKAVSKAIRRGRVGLQDPNRPIGSFLFLGPTGVGKTELSKALAEAMFGDENALIRVDMSEYMEGHSVSKMIGSPPGYVGFDDGGQLSEKVRRHPYSVILFDEIEKAHPDIFNVLLQVLDDGHITDSKGRKVSFKNTILIMTSNVGAQKIVDPKKLGFGAGQDAKKDYEDMKSGVMEEVKKLFKPEFINRIDEIMVFHTLTEKEMMDIVTLLSQNLSKRCKTQMGIDLTITPAVKKYLVAKHSDAKMGARPLKRAIQSTIEDAMAEELLRGNIKPETAVTVGLKDEKIIFTTNEGKTSVKKANIKTTKTSRTAKAKVSVSTKKPAKKTVKKKK comes from the coding sequence ATGGAATCCAGGTTTACAGTAATGGCGGCAGACGCGCTCAAGCTTGCTAAGCGCACAGCCAGAAGTCTTAAACTCAATTATGTGGGTACAGAGCATATCCTCATGGGTCTTATTTTGGAAGATGGAAGTGTGGCTTCCAGAATCCTTATAGATAATGGAATTGATGAGAACAGGATGATGGATATGATAAGGGATCTTATCGTTCCTGACTCCAGCGTACGTACCCTTGATAAAGATGGTTTTTCTCCAAGAGCTGAGAAGGTTTTGGAGGAAGCACACAGGATGGCAGAACGTTTCCATGCTGACAAGACAGGTACAGAGCATATTCTTCTTGCTCTTATCAGAGAGGGTGAGAATGTAGCTGTCAGACTTATCAGTACGCTCAATGTTCCTGCCCAGAAGATATACGCAGAGACACTTGCTGCCATGGGAGAGGACCCTAACCTTGTTAAGGAGGACCTTGGCAAAAAAGCTGCTCCCAAGTCCGGCAAGAAGGCTTCAATTCTTGCACAGTATAGCCGTGATATGACTGCACTTGCTCTTGAGAATAAGCTTGATCCGGTTATCGGAAGAGAAAGAGAGATAAAGAGAGTTATCCAGATTCTCTCAAGGCGTACCAAGAATAATCCATGTCTTATCGGAGAACCCGGTGTTGGTAAGACTGCTGTAGTAGAGGGACTTGCACAGCGTATTGCAGCCGGTGATGTTCCGCTTACTGTTCAGAATAAGAGACTTGTAACTCTGGACCTTTCAGGAATGATAGCAGGTTCCAAGTACAGAGGCGAATTCGAAGAGAGGATCAAGAAGGTCATCAAAGAGGTTTCCGAGGATGGCAATATTATTCTTTTTGTAGATGAGATGCATACACTTATCGGAGCAGGCGGAGCAGAGGGTGCAATTGATGCTTCCAATATTCTCAAGCCTTCACTTGCAAGAGGCGAGATTCAGATGATTGGTGCAACGACTATTACTGAATATCGCAAATATGTTGAGAAGGATGCAGCTCTTGAGCGTAGATTCCAGCCTGTAAATGTAGATGAACCTACCAAGGAAGAAGCTACTGAAATCCTAAAGGGAATCGTCAGCAAGTATGAGGATCATCACAAGGTTACTATAACACCTGAAGCTATAAAGGCTGCTGTAGATCTTTCAGAGAGATATATCAATGACAGAAACCTGCCTGACAAGGCTATTGATCTTATAGATGAGGCTGCAAGTGCAGTCAGACTCCGCACTATGGGCGTTTCACCCAAGGTGAAGGAAATCGAGGAAACTATCAGAAATACTGATATAGAGATTGAGAATGCTCTCAAGAACAGTGACTTTATCAGGGCCGGAGAGCTTAACAAGCAGCAGAATCAGCTTCTTGGCAAGTTATCAAGGGTCAAGAATGCAGAAAAGAAAAAACAGCTCAGCGCAGGCTTTATCGTTAATGAGAATGATATAGCAGAGGTAGTTGCTGAGTGGACCAGAATTCCGGTTAAGAAGATTGCAGAGAAAGAGTCTGAGAAGCTTCTTAAGCTTGAATCTGTTCTTCATAAGAGGGTGATCGGCCAGGAAGACGCAGTCAAGGCTGTTTCCAAGGCTATCAGGAGAGGAAGAGTAGGCCTTCAGGATCCTAACAGACCTATAGGTTCATTCCTGTTTTTGGGACCTACAGGTGTAGGTAAGACAGAACTTTCCAAGGCACTTGCCGAGGCTATGTTCGGCGATGAGAATGCACTTATCAGAGTTGATATGTCTGAGTATATGGAAGGCCATTCGGTATCCAAGATGATCGGATCACCTCCAGGATACGTTGGATTTGATGATGGAGGACAGCTTTCTGAGAAGGTCAGAAGACATCCTTATTCAGTAATCCTTTTTGACGAGATTGAGAAGGCACATCCTGATATCTTCAATGTGCTTTTACAGGTTCTTGATGATGGACATATCACAGATTCCAAGGGTAGAAAGGTCAGCTTCAAGAATACTATTCTTATCATGACTTCAAATGTTGGAGCTCAGAAGATTGTGGACCCCAAGAAGCTCGGTTTTGGCGCAGGCCAGGATGCCAAGAAAGATTACGAGGACATGAAGTCGGGAGTTATGGAAGAGGTCAAAAAGCTCTTTAAGCCTGAATTCATCAACCGTATTGATGAGATAATGGTATTCCATACTCTGACTGAAAAAGAGATGATGGATATTGTAACTCTTTTGTCTCAGAATCTTAGCAAGAGATGCAAGACTCAGATGGGAATTGATCTGACAATCACACCTGCGGTTAAAAAGTATCTTGTTGCCAAACATTCAGATGCCAAGATGGGTGCAAGACCTCTTAAGAGAGCTATTCAGTCAACTATAGAGGATGCTATGGCTGAGGAGCTTCTGCGTGGTAATATCAAACCTGAGACTGCTGTTACTGTAGGGCTTAAGGATGAGAAGATCATTTTTACCACTAATGAGGGTAAAACATCAGTTAAAAAGGCAAATATCAAGACAACCAAGACTTCCAGAACAGCCAAGGCCAAGGTGAGTGTTTCTACCAAAAAGCCGGCTAAAAAAACTGTAAAAAAGAAGAAGTAA